Proteins from one Plodia interpunctella isolate USDA-ARS_2022_Savannah chromosome 7, ilPloInte3.2, whole genome shotgun sequence genomic window:
- the LOC128671132 gene encoding uncharacterized protein LOC128671132 → MGRKKTIRGSERTMILKVLHFFEEEKLHGIAIPISQVEKRVCTATGISRRTLARIKNEEKEVLEKLRLSPQPGTSSEAPTETVKLPTPGKKRKQKKKLEIDDFMICAIKTKIESFYDVYKEVPTLKKILNVVKRDLNFPGQRETLRKIITESLGFKFKKCSKKRDVLIERPEIAAWRARYLRRLKENDDLGPEKKPVIFTDETWVHSHYTVNKCWQSQTVPGIRKNDSAGQRWIIVHAGGETGFVEGADLLYKCKSSKGDYHDEMDTENYTKWLTEKLIPNLPPNSIVVIDNAPYHSKQLNKPPTMAARKQDMQNWLSERNITFDPRMTKAELNYIIIRNRPEKEYLVDKLLEESGHEVLRLPPYQCDLNPIEYIWNLVKQRVADKNVDQSERQIEKLAREAIQSITQDDWKKEINHVDRLRKAYWEKQGLEDARELVINVNDDSDDSDLESHSDFERMSGIEELDSD, encoded by the exons ATGGGTAGGAAAAAAACTATCCGTGGGTCCGAAAGGACaatgatattaaaagtattacatttttttgaggAAGAAAAGTTGCATGGAATAGCTATTCCAATATCTCAAGTGGAAAAGCGAGTGTGTACGGCTACTGGCATTAGTCGACGCACATTGGCCAGAATAAAAAACGAGGAAAAAGAAGTTTTGGAGAAACTAAGGCTTTCACCACAGCCGGGTACGTCAAGCGAAGCCCCAACAGAGACAGTCAAATTACCCACTCCAGGGAAAAagcgaaaacaaaagaaaaagctgGAAATTGATGACTTCATGATTTgtgcaattaaaacaaaaattgaaagcTTTTATGACGTGTACAAAGAAGTGcctacattgaaaaaaattttaaacgttgTTAAGAGAGATCTTAACTTTCCTGGTCAAAGAGAGACCCTGCGAAAAATTATAACAGAAAGTTTgggatttaaattcaaaaagtgcTCCAAAAAACGAGACGTGCTCATAGAAAGACCTGAAATAGCAGCGTGGCGTGCACGTTACTTAAGAAGATTAAAAGAAAACGACGACTTGGGCCCGGAAAAAAAACCTGTTATTTTTACCGATGAAACATGGGTCCACTCGCATTACACTGTCAACAAGTGTTGGCAAAGTCAAACGGTCCCAGGCATAAGAAAAAACGATAGTGCTGGCCAACGCTGGATAATCGTTCACGCAG GAGGAGAGACTGGGTTCGTCGAAGGTGCAGacttattatacaaatgtaaaagtaGTAAAGGGGATTACCACGACGAAATGGACACAGAAAACTACACGAAATGGTTAACCGAAAAACTAATTCCAAATTTGCCACCTAACAGTATTGTTGTCATAGACAACGCGCCCTACCACAGCAAGCAATTAAATAAGCCTCCTACTATGGCCGCTCGTAAACAAGACATGCAGAATTGGCTGAGCGAGAGAAACATTACGTTTGACCCGCGAATGACAAAGGCTGagttgaattatattataattcgcAACCGACcggaaaaagaatatttagtgGACAAACTTTTAGAGGAGAGCGGTCACGAAGTCCTCAGACTTCCACCATATCAATGTGACCTCAATCCTATTGAGTACATTTGGAACCTGGTCAAACAAAGAGTCGCCGACAAGAATGTCGATCAGTCAGAGAGACAAATCGAAAAACTAGCCAGGGAAGCCATACAATCAATAACGCAAGACGAttggaaaaaagaaattaatcacGTGGACCGGTTACGGAAGGCGTACTGGGAAAAGCAAGGTTTAGAAGACGCAAGAGAGTTAGTCATAAATGTAAATGACGACAGCGATGACAGTGATTTGGAATCACATTCAGATTTTGAAAGAATGTCAGGGATTGAAGAATTAGATTCTGATTag
- the LOC135309751 gene encoding uncharacterized protein LOC135309751, which translates to MAIGKIGPFDVTKDLWDSYVERLEQYFIANEVKVAMKVATLITVMGSDAYELMVNLCTPDKPSTKSFEDLVKVMKAHLQPKPSLLAERFKFRQRVQKENEIVMDYLTELKRLSKDCKFESASLKENIRDQFVCGLRNENIRQRLFAEEDSITLEKAFRLAVAMETAETNAALVEDRTRAGKSDGLPTTSVNQLRSSERNRARRTSTWHGGMYRGQSDKETGAGASGRSGAGSDKRSAGKHSSFFLTLIQRGVTFVVVNMRPLYASLDITCAEYATRRGI; encoded by the coding sequence ATGGCGATAGGCAAGATCGGTCCATTCGATGTTACGAAAGATTTGTGGGATTCGTACGTAGAACGTttagaacaatattttattgcgaaCGAAGTGAAAGTAGCAATGAAAGTGGCTACCTTAATAACTGTTATGGGGAGTGATGCATATGAATTGATGGTGAATTTGTGTACACCGGACAAACCGTCGACTAAGTCGTTCGAGGACCTTGTCAAGGTCATGAAGGCACATCTGCAACCGAAGCCAAGTTTGTTAGCAGAGAGGTTCAAATTCAGGCAGCGAgtacaaaaagaaaacgaaATAGTGATGGACTACTTGACAGAATTGAAAAGGTTATCGAAAGACTGCAAATTTGAGTCTGCCAGTTTAAAGGAGAACATTCGAGACCAATTCGTATGCGGTCtcagaaatgaaaatataagacAGAGATTATTTGCGGAGGAAGACAGCATTACTTTAGAAAAAGCGTTTAGACTGGCTGTGGCGATGGAGACAGCAGAAACTAATGCGGCGTTGGTGGAGGACCGTACGAGGGCCGGAAAGAGTGACGGACTACCAACGACATCAGTGAATCAGCTGAGATCATCGGAGAGGAACCGAGCGAGGCGTACTAGTACTTGGCACGGAGGAATGTATCGTGGCCAGAGCGATAAGGAGACAGGAGCTGGCGCGAGCGGCAGAAGCGGAGCGGGCAGCGATAAACGGTCGGCTGGAAAAcattcttcattttttttaaccctGATACAAAGAGGTGTAACGTTTGTGGTGGTCAACATGAGGCCACTTTATGCAAGTTTAGATATTACGTGTGCCGAGTATGCAACAAGGAGGGGCATTTAA
- the Nmd3 gene encoding 60S ribosomal export protein NMD3, producing the protein MEYISPDSLQGPNGTRILCCQCAVPIEANPSNMCVACLRANVDITDGIPKQATIFFCRGCERYLQPPAEWVVCPLESRELLALCLKRLKGLNRIKLIDAGFAWTEPHSKRIKVKLTVQGEVMGGAVLQQTFIVEFTIQHQMCDACHRSEAQDYWKALVQVRQRANNRKTFYYLEQLILKHKAHENTLGIKPKHDGLDFFYATESHARKMVDFIQSVLPIKCQHSKKLISHDIHSNIYNYKFTFSIEIVPLSKDSLVCLPKKLTHQLGSISPICLVNRVTSTIHLIDGSTGQVCDLSSTVYWRYPFTPICNPKQLVEYIVMDTDIIKEHEKKSFPGQGMVSNKHVVADVWVVKASELGTDVNPVHTKTHLGHILKPGDTVLGYNLENSNVNDTNLDKLDRSVIPDVFLVKKHYGEKAARRRARNWKLKHMAEELHDGVSSTNEDYNDFLDDLEEDPAFRQNINIFKDTNKLAVDTDEIDPALPRITLAEMLDDLHIEDVEMSEV; encoded by the exons ATGGAATATATTTCTCCAGACAGTTTACAAGGCCCAAATGGCACAAGAAT attATGCTGTCAATGTGCAGTGCCTATTGAAGCCAACCCATCAAACATGTGTGTCGCATGTTTGAGAGCCAATGTCGACATTACTGATGGAATCCCTAAACAAGCTACTATTTTCTTTTGCCGAGGATGTGAAAG gtacttgCAGCCACCAGCTGAATGGGTAGTCTGTCCATTAGAGTCCCGTGAGCTTCTTGCTCTTTGCCTCAAAAGGTTGAAGGGTTTGAACCGgataaaattgattgatgCAGGCTTCGCGTGGACTGAACCTCATTCTAAGAGAATAAAG GTCAAATTGACAGTTCAAGGAGAAGTAATGGGAGGTGCAGTTCTCCAGCAGACATTTATTGTGGAGTTCACCATACAGCATCAGATGTGTGACGCTTGCCATCGCTCAGAAGCTCAGGACTACTGGAAGGCTCTCGTGCAAGTTAGGCAGAGAGCCAACAACAGGAAGACATTCTACTATTTGGAGCAATTGATTTTGAAACACAAGGCGCATGAGAACACTCTAGGAATCAAACCTAAGCATG ATGGCCTGGACTTCTTCTACGCGACAGAGAGCCACGCACGCAAAATGGTGGACTTCATACAGTCAGTGTTGCCAATCAAATGCCAACATTCCAAGAAGCTGATATCGCACGACATACACAGCAACATATACAACTACAAATTCACATTTAGCATTGAAATTGTGCCGCTGTCAAAGGACAGTCTCGTGTGTCTGCCGAAGAAGTTGACGCATCAGCTTGGGTCCATATCACCAATTTGCTTGGTGAATCGAGTGACTAGCACTATTCATTTGATTGATGGGAGCACAGGACAAG TGTGTGATCTGTCCTCTACCGTGTATTGGCGGTATCCCTTCACGCCCATCTGCAATCCGAAACAGCTTGTTGAATATATTGTTATGGACACCGACATTATCAAGGAAcat GAAAAGAAATCGTTCCCCGGGCAAGGTATGGTGTCCAACAAACACGTAGTGGCGGACGTGTGGGTGGTGAAGGCCAGTGAGCTGGGCACTGACGTCAACCCCGTGCACACCAAGACCCACCTTGGACATATACTGAAGCCCGGTGACACTGTCTTGGG TTATAACCTAGAAAACTCAAACGTGAACGATACAAACCTGGACAAACTGGACCGCAGCGTAATACCGGACGTGTTCCTCGTGAAGAAACACTACGGGGAGAAGGCGGCGAGGCGACGCGCGCGCAACTGGAAACTGAAACATATGGCCGAGGAGCTACATGACGGCGTTAGCTCCACCAATGA aGATTACAACGACTTCCTGGACGACCTCGAGGAAGACCCTGCATTCCGTCAGAACATAAACATCTTCAAGGATACAAACAAACTGGCCGTGGACACAGATGAGATCGACCCGGCTTTGCCCCGCATCACCCTGGCTGAAATGTTAGATGATTTGCATATAGAGGATGTTGAAATGAGCGAAGtgtaa
- the LOC128671131 gene encoding sphingomyelin phosphodiesterase 1-like, which yields MKVLILLIFMFICLSGARQLVSLDETGILFKKFVLNELSEAEASTLKELFQLLRRPKYVAATQREIKFTASRTAYNRNLICILCRSTLNALFEGIAEGQTDEQLEESITTLCVEIGIQNRNVCTGAVKLNLPLIIYIIRNTPEAAPMTYCSLLLQNSESNVCPHNDTRFEWQVDLPPPPEFVPTPLIDTSPIKVAVVTDAHIDPLYEANGVANCDEPTCCRVGQKPAPYMTQNDIDDNLYENAVVERDGEKMFNLSLAREIQSLRSQSIVARQNAEPAGYWGDYRNCDSPIWAYDDLIERIAEAHKDIDFVYYVGDTIDHGVWETSYELIKAMHRHLVEKMKSSFGEKLVIPTIGNHESHPTNQFAPNYIVGEFNTTWLYEALADKWGSYLPEEARASLLKTGEFVMKPRRGLKVIVINNNVAYKYNWWLVFDPADAKRHLDWLIQELRESELAGEKVHILSHIPPGTQDLTHTWTREYNRIVNRFSSTIAAEFNGHVHYDEFKLFYSPDGAPVNVAWGGGAATAYTKYNMNYKIVEFDSSTFQPVSMECYTYNVTEANLTPNRRPHWFLLYDFKNSFDLPDLSPISIDNLVNAMSSNAHYLDLYSAYSSRLSDARWPACDQACKMNYLCSSVITVLWEREKCEEITALINLK from the exons ATGAAAGTGCTAATTCTATTGATATTTATGTTCATATGTTTGAGTGGGGCCAGACAACTGGTGTCTCTCG ATGAAACCGGAATACTATTTAAGAAGTTCGTTTTGAATGAACTCAGCGAAGCAGAGGCGTCTACTTTAAAGGAGCTGTTTCAACTCTTGCGCAGACCTAAATATGTGGCAGCTACacaaagagaaataaaattcacgGCATCTCGAACg GCGTACAATCGGAATCTCATATGCATTCTATGTCGCAGTACACTGAACGCTCTATTCGAGGGCATAGCCGAGGGTCAGACGGACGAGCAGCTTGAGGAATCTATCACAACGCTATGTGTGGAGATAGGCATTCAGAACCGGAACGTTTGTACAGGCGCTGTCAAACTTAATTTG CCATTGATTATCTACATAATCCGGAACACTCCCGAGGCGGCTCCAATGACATATTGTTCGCTGTTGCTGCAGAACTCTGAATCCAACGTGTGTCCCCACAACGACACGCGGTTTGAGTGGCAGGTGGACTTGCCGCCGCCGCCTGAATTTGTCCCA ACACCATTAATAGACACGTCACCTATAAAAGTGGCAGTCGTAACTGACGCCCACATCGACCCGCTGTACGAAGCGAATGGAGTCGCCAACTGCGACGAACCCACCTGCTGCAGAGTGGGTCAAAAACCGGCCCCTTATATGACCCAAAATGATATTGACGACAACCTGTATGAGAATGCGGTTGTTGAGAGAGATGGAGAGAAAATGTTTAATCTCAGCTTAGCTCGGGAAATACAATCTCTAAGGTCCCAATCTATAGT GGCCAGGCAAAATGCAGAACCAGCTGGATATTGGGGGGACTATAGAAACTGTGACTCTCCTATATGGGCTTATGATGATCTCATTGAAAGAATTGCCGAAGCTCACAAG gacatcgattttgtttattacgtCGGAGATACGATAGACCACGGAGTTTGGGAAACATCATACGAGTTGATCAAAGCTATGCACCGTCATTTAGTGGAGAAAATGAAATCTTCTTTTGGCGAAAAACTTGTCATCCCTACGATTGGCAATCACGAGTCGCACCCTACAAATCA ATTCGCACCAAACTATATTGTTGGCGAGTTCAACACAACTTGGCTGTATGAGGCTTTGGCAGACAAATGGGGCTCCTATTTGCCAGAGGAAGCCAGGGCGTCGCTGCTAAAGACGGGAGAATTCGTTATGAAACCAAGACGTGGATTGAAAGTCATTGTCATCAATAACAACGTTGCGTACAAATATAActg GTGGTTAGTATTCGACCCCGCAGATGCGAAGAGGCATTTAGACTGGTTGATACAGGAGTTGCGTGAATCTGAGTTGGCGGGCGAAAAGGTGCACATTCTATCACACATCCCGCCAGGAACACAAGACCTGACGCACACCTGGACCAGGGAATATAACAGAATAGTCAACCG attTTCTTCTACTATCGCCGCAGAATTCAACGGCCACGTGCATTACGACGAGTTTAAGCTGTTCTACAGTCCAGATGGCGCTCCGGTCAATGTGGCGTGGGGGGGCGGGGCTGCTACAGCTTATACCAAATACAATATGAATTACAAGATCGTGGAGTTTGATAGCTCTACCTTT CAACCAGTAAGCATGGAATGCTACACGTACAACGTGACGGAAGCCAACCTGACGCCCAACCGCCGCCCGCACTGGTTCCTACTCTATGACTTCAAAAACTCCTTCGACTTGCCCGACCTCTCCCCTATCTCCATAGACAATCTAGTCAATGCCATGTCATCCAACGCCCATTATCTAGATTTATATTCAGCCTATTCTTCTAGACTAAGCGATGCCCGGTGGCCGGCTTGCGATCAAGCCTGCAAAATGAACTACCTTTGCAGTTCGGTTATAACTGTATTGTGGGAACGAGAGAAGTGTGAAGAAATAACTGCTTTGATAAatctgaaataa
- the LOC135309744 gene encoding uncharacterized protein K02A2.6-like: MTVKSSRYCEVFEDGLGRFTGGKVGFRLKSAARPVFLRARPLAYALREPVERALDQMVRDGILSPVTSSDWATPIVPVMKKDGTIRICGDFKLTLNKCLEVDRFPLPRVEDLLTKLHGGQKFSKIDLSQAYAQLELDDSKECTVITTHKGLFMYNRLIYGLASSPGIFQRKLEQLFGDLPQVGVFLDDVIITGLDDKQHLATLEEVFSRLRKCGLKVKKDKCTFFADSVTYLGLTISEKGVHTCPEKIEAIKNAAAPTNVTELRSFLGLVMYYARFVPNVSTVLSPLYELLRKDNKYEWNKTRDRAFQKIKKMLVSGEVLAHYSPDLPLLLTTDASSVGVGAVISHVTPGGERPIAYASRALNTAEKSYSQIEREALAIIYGVRKFHQYLYGRKFTLRTDHKPLVTIFGDKTGIPVMAASRMQRWAVILAGYHYDIEYVRSENNVADTLSRLPIGPEPKPHLEATYIKFIQDFLPVTRKEVVTELVKDEVIKRVVRYIQSGWPPSCTDSELKPYFTRRNELYLDMGCVVWGYRLVIPSSLRKNLLKEMHIGHLGIVKMKSIARGIVWWPGIDADIERVCKDCATCVAEGSAPPRAPPQSWPYAPEPWTRLHADFLGPIQGYTFLVIIDSTTKWIEVFHMNRTTASSVIKVLRETFARFGLPRQIVSDNGPPFSSREYADFMSKNGIMVTFSAAYHPSSNGAAEGAVKLCKRAVKKAMRDKIDIDAALQSYLMAYRNVEHSTTGVSPASLLQHRQLRSRLDLLKGDRQVVDRVHKMQQKQMNSAGGMLRNLNVGEKVKARNFSGKNKWLMGTIEQKLGSRHYLIGREEDPPIKRHIDQVATLNVPSASTDAGNEAELTTTEQINC; this comes from the exons ATGACAGTGAagag TTCCAGATATTGTGAGGTGTTTGAGGACGGGTTGGGAAGGTTCACGGGCGGCAAGGTCGGATTCCGACTGAAAAGCGCGGCGCGGCCGGTATTCCTGCGCGCGCGACCGCTGGCGTACGCACTGCGCGAGCCCGTCGAGCGCGCGCTCGACCAGATGGTGCGCGACGGCATCCTCTCGCCCGTCACCAGCTCCGACTGGGCAACGCCCATCGTGCCGGTCATGAAGAAGGATGGTACGATACGTATATGTGGTGACTTTAaactaacattaaataaatgccTAGAGGTGGATCGTTTTCCATTACCGAGAGTAGAGGATTTATTGACTAAATTGCACGGTGgtcaaaaattttcaaaaattgacTTATCACAGGCCTACGCCCAGTTAGAGTTGGACGACTCTAAAGAATGTACAGTTATAACCACTCACAAGggtctatttatgtataatagaTTGATATATGGTCTAGCGTCTAGCCCCGGCATTTTTCAAAGGAAATTAGAGCAACTTTTTGGGGACCTACCCCAAGTAGGGGTTTTCCTAGATGACGTCATCATTACCGGTTTAGATGATAAACAACATTTAGCTACTTTAGAAGAGGTATTTTCTAGGTTAAGGAAATGTggattaaaagttaaaaaagacAAATGCACATTCTTTGCGGACTCCGTGACATATTTAGGGTTAACAATAAGCGAAAAAGGAGTGCATACCTGCCCAGAGAAAATCGAGGCTATAAAAAACGCCGCAGCGCCTACGAATGTGACGGAGTTGCGTTCTTTTCTTGGGTTGGTCATGTACTATGCAAGGTTTGTTCCAAACGTAAGTACCGTCTTGTCACCATTGTATGAGTTATTAcgaaaagataataaatatgaatggaATAAAACAAGGGATAGGGCAttccaaaaaattaaaaaaatgttagtatCCGGTGAGGTTTTAGCACACTATTCGCCGGATTTGCCGTTGTTGTTGACAACCGACGCGAGCAGTGTGGGGGTCGGCGCGGTCATATCGCACGTGACGCCGGGCGGCGAGCGGCCTATAGCCTACGCATCTCGGGCACTCAATACAGCAGAAAAGAGTTATTCACAAATAGAACGAGAAGCACTGGCAATTATTTATGGTGTTAGAAAATTTCACCAATACCTTTACGGTAGGAAGTTCACATTGAGAACGGATCATAAACCCTTGGTAACTATTTTTGGTGATAAAACAGGCATACCCGTGATGGCCGCCAGTCGCATGCAGCGCTGGGCTGTGATCTTAGCGGGCTACCACTATGACATTGAATACGTGCGCAGCGAGAACAATGTGGCGGACACATTATCCCGTTTGCCGATTGGGCCAGAACCGAAACCCCACCTTGAGgctacttatattaaatttattcaagattttttacCTGTTACTCGAAAAGAGGTTGTAACCGAATTAGTTAAAGATGAGGTAATTAAAAGAGTAGTGAGGTACATACAATCTGGTTGGCCTCCAAGTTGTACTGATTCAGAACTCAAACCTTATTTCACACGCCGTAATGAGTTATATTTGGACATGGGCTGTGTAGTTTGGGGCTATAGGTTGGTAATACCTAGTAGTTTGCGTAAGAACTTGTTAAAAGAAATGCATATAGGACATCTTGGAATTGTTAAAATGAAAAGTATAGCGCGGGGCATAGTTTGGTGGCCAGGGATAGACGCCGATATTGAAAGAGTTTGTAAGGATTGCGCGACGTGTGTCGCAGAGGGGTCTGCCCCGCCACGGGCGCCTCCACAGTCGTGGCCGTATGCGCCTGAACCATGGACGCGGTTACATGCCGATTTTCTGGGACCCATCCAGGGTTACAcatttttagtaattataGATTCGACTACTAAATGGATAGAAGTGTTTCATATGAATAGGACGACGGCTAGTTCGGTTATAAAAGTATTACGTGAAACATTTGCTCGTTTTGGTTTACCACGACAAATTGTTTCAGACAACGGCCCTCCGTTTTCGAGTAGGGAATATGCTGATTTTATGAGTAAGAACGGTATAATGGTCACTTTTTCAGCCGCGTACCACCCGTCATCAAACGGAGCGGCCGAGGGCGCCGTCAAGCTTTGTAAGCGGGCAGTAAAAAAGGCAATGCGGgataaaattgatatagaCGCAGCGCTCCAGTCATATTTAATGGCTTATCGTAACGTTGAACATAGTACCACTGGCGTTTCACCCGCGTCATTGTTACAACATAGGCAGCTTCGGTCGAGGTTAGATCTTTTAAAAGGTGACAGGCAGGTAGTAGACAGGGTTCACAAAATGCAACAAAAACAGATGAATAGTGCTGGAGGAATGTTAAGGAACTTAAATGTAGGTGAGAAAGTTAAGGCTCGAAATTTTTCAGGGAAAAATAAGTGGTTAATGGGTACAATAGAACAAAAATTGGGATCTCGACATTATTTGATTGGTAGGGAAGAAGATCCACCCATAAAAAGGCATATAGACCAAGTTGCTACATTAAACGTACCATCTGCTTCTACTGACGCGGGTAACGAAGCAGAGCTTACGACTACTGAGCAGATTAACTGCTGA